A region of the Prevotella intermedia ATCC 25611 = DSM 20706 genome:
TGCCATCTGACAAGTGAAGAACAAGGTCAGACTCTAAACCGTATCTATCCCTATAATAAGAAAGGTGGCTATCGAAATCTGCTGCGTATACTCTCAAATCGCGGACGCACATCTGTTCAAAGATAAATCCGAAGGTTTTCAGTTGCATTTCAAGTCCATCAGCATTGATATTCATAGCAGCAACAGCTATGGAAGGGTCGGTGAAACAACGCTTGGGTGCGCTGCGAATGGCACTTTTGCTTCGTATGGCAGGGCACCAAGCATCAATATCTTGAATAACAAACACCTTCTCCAAGGCTTCGATATAATCGTCAAGCGTTCCTTTTGATATTTCTGCATTTTCTGAACCTATCACATCTGCCAAGATATTTGTTTTCTTTGCCAACGTGCTGATATTCCTTGCATACGAACGTACGATTCGTTCAGCTATCTTAGGATTGCGTTGTTTCCCATCTACAGCAGATATATCTTGATTGCAAACGCTCTTTACATAGTCCTTTGCAACTACCATACTTGCCTCAGCACTCAAGTGAAGCGTTGCAGGCCAGCCTCCCCGACAAGCAACACGAATCAGTTCTGGAATATCCAATGCGCTATTTGCACCATCAATATCATAATTTGGATTATTAAACAACTCGTATAACGAAACCGTACCCGAAGAGTCTTTAGACTCCCAAAGGCTCATAGGGTACATCATCATTCGCGTAATGCGACCAGTACCTGTATGTCGGATTTTCGTCTTATCAACCGTATTGCTTCCCGTTAGAATAAATTGTCCAGGAGCACCACCAGAGTTATCTATCGCCATACGGACTGCGTCCCAGATAACTGGTGCATCTTGCCATTCATCTATCAGCCGAGGCTGCTCGCCCTTTAAAAGGAGAGAAGGCTTTATCGATGCTGCTGCAAGATACTCGTTAGCCTTATCGGGGTCTTGCATCTTTACAACACTCCGCGCTTGTTGTTCGGCAGTTGTAGTCTTGCCCGTCCATTTTGGTCCTTCAATCAAAACAGAACCAAAGGCTTTAAGCCTATCACGTAGCATCTTATCTGCTACTCTTTCGTAGTACTCCATATACTTTAATACTTAGAAAAACACTGCAAATATACATATATATAATTGATTAAACAACATAATGTGCGTTTTTGTGGCATTTCAATGTGCACTTTTGCGGTGTTTCAATATGCACTTTTGTGATTCGCATACACCATTTATAAGATTGGCGAACACTGATAAACAATGCTTCATATTGTTGTTTTCTTACTTAGAAAGGGAAGACTGACCATAAATATTAAGCCTTTTCTTAATAGAAACTCAGACAAAAACATGCTCATAAAACTGTAAAGATTTATTCAAACGGAAACTTTTGCGTAACACACTCGCTATCAACGCATTGCAAAACCTATTGTTTTGCGTTCCCAAAGCGGCTGTTTTGCACGGTAAAAGCGTAGGTTTTGCGTTGCAAAACAGCCGCTTTCGCAGTGTCAAATCGAAATTAGTATTTTTCTTCGGAATTATTTTTACAAAACATGAGCGATTTTGTAGGTGTTTTCTCATCGCACAACTTCTATTCGCTCTCCCACTCGATAGGTGGCAGAAGATTTAGAAGGAAAAGGCTTATGGAGTGTTGTTACAAAACAAAAAAGCGAAACGCCGTATGCAGCGTTTCGCTTTTTTGTTTCGTTTGCGATGAACCGACCGTCCGAAGAAAGAGAAATCGGAACATCGGCATCGCACGTTCGTCGCATCAGACGATTAGTAGTTCTCTGCCTTTACTTCAAAGAAACTCTTTGGGTGAGCGCAAACTGGGCACACTTCGGGGGCTTTCTTGCCAACAACGATGTGGCCGCACTGGCGGCATTGCCAAATTGCTGAACCATCTTTAGCAAACACAGCCTCGTCTTCGATGTTCTTCAACAGCTTGCGATAACGCTCTTCGTGCTTCTTCTCGATAGCACCAACGCTGCGGAACTTAATTGCCAATTCTGGGAAACCCTCGTCCATAGCGTCCTTAGCCATTGCCTCGTACATATCGGTCCACTCGTAGTTCTCGCCGTCAGCAGCGTCCTTCAGATTCTCTTCCGTGCTTGGAATGCCTGCATCGTGCAACAACTTGAACCACAACTTAGCGTGCATGCGCTCGTTGATGGCTGTTTCCTCGAAGAGAGCAGCAATCTGCTCGTAGCCATCCTTGCGAGCCTTGCCTGCATAATAGTCGTACTTCATACGTGCCTGACTCTCACCTGCAAACGCAGCCATAAGGTTGGCTTCGGTCTTTGTACCCTTGAGGGCAGCACCGTTGAACTCTTTGAACTTGTCAGCCTTTACGTGGCAAACTGGGCATTCAGCTGGTGCCTCTGTTCCTTCGTGCATATAGCCGCACACGGTGCAAATAAATGTCTTCTTCATAATGTTTTTGTTTTTATATTAAATGTATCTTTGTTCGTGGGCAACTGGGTCGTTCCTAAATACTGTTATTACTTTTTAAAAAAGAAACAGACACAGTTCGTCTTCCTTGTCGCCCTTATTTCATAATCCTTTTACCTTATTGGAATAAATCCAAAATATCTTGTTCGCGTTGCAAAAGTACGAAATATATATTGCAACAAGTAACAATTTGCAACTCTTTTTCGCCAAACAGCTATGTTTAGACAGTGGCTAAATAAGATACACACCACGTAAAAGGCACTACACTTTGGGTGTGTAAACAAGTGCATTAGGCTGTCGCAGTACTGAATTTCGTTCTGTTTTTCATACCCGCACCGCTTCTTTTCGTAGTCGCTACACCTTCCCACCTTATTATATATACACTTTTCAGAACCTCCCTACACTTTGCGCAGTCATAAAATCGCCTGAACAATCTTCGTTTATATCTATTAAAAAGACTACCTTTGTAGTGGAAATTCAATACGTTACGAACGTAAAGGCATCATCGTTAGGTGTTAATGGTTAGTAGGTGGATATGGAAGAAAAGAA
Encoded here:
- a CDS encoding ATP-binding protein — translated: MEYYERVADKMLRDRLKAFGSVLIEGPKWTGKTTTAEQQARSVVKMQDPDKANEYLAAASIKPSLLLKGEQPRLIDEWQDAPVIWDAVRMAIDNSGGAPGQFILTGSNTVDKTKIRHTGTGRITRMMMYPMSLWESKDSSGTVSLYELFNNPNYDIDGANSALDIPELIRVACRGGWPATLHLSAEASMVVAKDYVKSVCNQDISAVDGKQRNPKIAERIVRSYARNISTLAKKTNILADVIGSENAEISKGTLDDYIEALEKVFVIQDIDAWCPAIRSKSAIRSAPKRCFTDPSIAVAAMNINADGLEMQLKTFGFIFEQMCVRDLRVYAADFDSHLSYYRDRYGLESDLVLHLSDGRYALIECKLGSSEIEEGAKHLLEIKRLIKEHNKTEKQVPLREPDLMIVMTGGQMAYTRPDGVKVIPLACLKD
- the rbr gene encoding rubrerythrin, translating into MKKTFICTVCGYMHEGTEAPAECPVCHVKADKFKEFNGAALKGTKTEANLMAAFAGESQARMKYDYYAGKARKDGYEQIAALFEETAINERMHAKLWFKLLHDAGIPSTEENLKDAADGENYEWTDMYEAMAKDAMDEGFPELAIKFRSVGAIEKKHEERYRKLLKNIEDEAVFAKDGSAIWQCRQCGHIVVGKKAPEVCPVCAHPKSFFEVKAENY